From Thermoleophilaceae bacterium, one genomic window encodes:
- the tatC gene encoding twin-arginine translocase subunit TatC, with protein MARRIRPVGHEDRLSLVDHLDELRTRIILALVAFGVALALCFWQNHLILRIVNDPLNGRKPITLGVAEPFTTTFTLSAYAAILISLPVILYQLYAFILPAFTPRERHVAMPLLLMIPFLFIAGVVFGYYVVLPAALKFLLHFNTNQFNVQIRARDYYSFVTMTLVACGLLFQIPVAILGLNRLGIVTPRQLRKNRRYAILVIAVLAMLLPGVDPVSMLIEMVPMIVLYELSILLASAFGRPSEDVSDQVVSAEG; from the coding sequence ATGGCCCGTCGAATCAGGCCGGTAGGCCACGAGGATCGCCTCTCTCTCGTCGATCACCTCGACGAGCTGCGCACACGCATCATCCTGGCGCTCGTGGCCTTTGGGGTGGCCCTGGCGCTCTGCTTCTGGCAGAACCATCTTATCCTGCGGATCGTCAACGACCCGCTGAACGGCCGTAAGCCGATCACGCTCGGCGTGGCGGAGCCGTTCACCACCACCTTCACGCTGTCGGCCTACGCGGCGATCCTGATCTCGCTCCCGGTCATCCTCTACCAGCTCTACGCGTTCATCCTGCCGGCGTTCACGCCGAGGGAGCGCCACGTGGCCATGCCGCTGCTTCTCATGATCCCGTTCCTGTTCATCGCCGGCGTGGTGTTCGGCTACTACGTGGTGCTGCCCGCGGCGCTCAAGTTCCTCCTGCACTTCAACACCAACCAGTTCAACGTCCAGATCCGCGCTCGTGACTACTACAGCTTCGTGACCATGACGCTGGTGGCGTGCGGACTGTTATTCCAGATACCGGTGGCCATCCTCGGCCTGAACCGGCTGGGGATCGTCACGCCGCGCCAGCTGCGGAAGAACCGCCGCTACGCGATTCTCGTGATCGCCGTGCTGGCGATGCTCCTGCCCGGCGTCGACCCCGTGAGCATGCTCATCGAGATGGTCCCCATGATCGTGCTCTATGAGCTGAGTATCCTTCTGGCCAGCGCCTTCGGCAGGCCCTCCGAAGATGTGTCGGACCAGGTCGTATCAGCCGAGGGATAA
- the dcd gene encoding dCTP deaminase, translating into MVLSDRTIRSEIESGRIVIDPFDPGMIQPSSVDLRVDRRFRVFHNSRHPFIDVRQPMEDLTEAVEVPEDRPFILHPGEFVLGQTLERVTLPDDLVARLEGKSSLGRLGLLIHSTAGFVDSGFSGNLTLELSNVANLPITIYHGMPIGQISFMRMDGPVENPYGSRGNKYQGQTEPTASRFYLNFEREQAGS; encoded by the coding sequence GTGGTACTCAGCGACCGCACCATCCGCTCCGAGATCGAAAGCGGGCGGATCGTGATCGACCCTTTCGACCCCGGGATGATCCAGCCGTCCAGCGTCGACCTGCGCGTGGATCGCCGCTTTCGCGTCTTCCACAACTCACGCCACCCCTTCATCGACGTCCGCCAGCCGATGGAGGACCTCACCGAGGCCGTGGAGGTGCCCGAGGATCGTCCGTTCATCCTGCATCCGGGCGAGTTCGTGCTCGGCCAGACGCTCGAGCGGGTCACGCTCCCGGACGACCTGGTGGCGCGTCTCGAGGGCAAGAGCTCCCTCGGCAGGCTCGGACTCCTGATCCACTCCACGGCCGGTTTCGTGGACAGCGGCTTCTCCGGGAACCTCACACTCGAGCTGTCCAACGTGGCCAACCTCCCGATCACGATCTACCACGGCATGCCGATCGGGCAGATCTCTTTCATGCGCATGGACGGTCCCGTGGAGAACCCGTACGGCTCGCGCGGGAACAAGTACCAGGGCCAGACCGAGCCCACCGCCAGCCGCTTCTACCTCAACTTCGAGCGCGAGCAGGCCGGCAGCTGA
- a CDS encoding STAS domain-containing protein has product MNFQINDEQIDADTHVIELGGEIDLYTAPEFKERMVQVIEDGKKQVIVDLSKATFIDSTTLGVLVGGVKRLRPAGGTLALVCSDQNIVKIFEITGLDRVFPIHATRDEALSAVKQGGAA; this is encoded by the coding sequence GTGAACTTCCAGATCAACGACGAACAGATCGATGCCGATACCCATGTGATCGAGCTCGGCGGGGAGATCGACCTCTACACCGCGCCCGAGTTCAAGGAGCGCATGGTGCAGGTGATCGAGGATGGCAAGAAGCAGGTGATCGTCGACCTGTCGAAGGCCACTTTCATCGACTCGACCACGCTCGGCGTGCTCGTCGGTGGCGTGAAGCGGCTGCGGCCCGCGGGCGGCACTCTCGCGCTCGTGTGCAGCGACCAGAACATCGTCAAGATCTTCGAGATCACCGGGCTCGATCGGGTCTTTCCGATCCACGCCACGCGCGACGAGGCGCTGTCTGCCGTTAAGCAGGGCGGGGCGGCGTAA